In Blautia sp. SC05B48, a single genomic region encodes these proteins:
- the glgA gene encoding glycogen synthase GlgA produces the protein MKKILFATSEAVPFIKTGGLADVAGSLPKCFDKKYFDIRVILPKYACMKQEWKDKMEYVTHFYMDLGFKNCYVGIMQMQYDGIQFYFIDNEYYFSGPKPYDSAPWDLEKFAFFSKAVLSVLPVIGFRPDIIHCHDWQTGLVPVYLHDSFQENEFFRGIKTVMTIHNLKFQGVWDVKTVKDITGLSDYYFAPDKLEAYKDANFLKGGMVFADAITTVSNTYAEEIKTPFYGEKLDGLLNARANSLRGIVNGIDYNEFNPETDPNITKNYNAKNFRKEKIKNKIQLQKDLGLEQDPKAMMIGIVSRLTDQKGFDLIAYIMDELCQDAVQIVALGTGEERYENMFRHFDWKYHGKVSAQIYYDEAMSHRIYAASDAFLMPSLFEPCGLSQLMSLRYGTLPIVRETGGLKDTVVPYNEFEGTGTGFSFVNYNAHEMLATIRYAESVYYDKKREWNKMVDRAMAADFSWNNSARQYEEMYNWLIGE, from the coding sequence ATGAAAAAAATTCTGTTTGCTACATCAGAAGCAGTACCTTTTATCAAAACAGGAGGACTCGCTGATGTTGCCGGCTCACTGCCTAAGTGCTTTGACAAAAAATATTTTGATATCCGCGTGATTTTACCGAAATATGCCTGTATGAAACAGGAATGGAAAGACAAAATGGAGTATGTGACCCATTTTTATATGGATCTGGGATTTAAGAACTGCTATGTAGGCATTATGCAGATGCAGTATGACGGGATCCAGTTTTACTTCATTGACAATGAATATTATTTCAGCGGTCCGAAACCATATGACAGCGCACCATGGGATCTTGAGAAATTTGCTTTCTTTTCCAAAGCTGTGTTATCGGTTCTTCCGGTGATCGGATTCAGACCGGATATCATCCACTGTCATGACTGGCAGACAGGACTTGTTCCGGTTTACCTTCACGATTCTTTCCAGGAGAATGAATTCTTCCGTGGAATCAAGACTGTTATGACAATACATAACCTGAAATTTCAGGGTGTATGGGATGTTAAGACTGTTAAGGATATCACAGGCCTTTCCGATTACTACTTTGCGCCGGATAAACTGGAAGCATACAAGGACGCAAACTTCCTGAAGGGCGGTATGGTATTTGCAGATGCCATTACCACAGTAAGTAATACCTATGCAGAAGAGATCAAGACACCGTTTTATGGTGAGAAGCTGGACGGACTTCTCAATGCGAGAGCCAACAGCCTGCGTGGTATTGTAAATGGTATTGATTACAATGAATTCAATCCGGAGACAGATCCGAATATCACCAAGAACTACAATGCAAAGAACTTCCGCAAGGAGAAGATCAAGAACAAGATCCAGCTTCAGAAAGATCTTGGACTTGAGCAGGATCCGAAAGCTATGATGATCGGTATTGTATCCCGCCTGACAGATCAGAAGGGATTTGATCTGATCGCTTATATTATGGACGAACTGTGTCAGGATGCGGTTCAGATCGTTGCTCTTGGTACCGGTGAGGAACGTTATGAGAATATGTTCCGTCATTTTGACTGGAAGTATCATGGCAAGGTATCTGCACAGATCTACTATGATGAGGCAATGTCTCACAGAATTTATGCAGCATCTGACGCATTTCTGATGCCGTCACTGTTTGAGCCATGTGGCTTAAGCCAGCTGATGAGCCTTCGTTATGGAACTCTTCCGATCGTCAGAGAGACCGGTGGTCTGAAGGATACAGTTGTCCCGTACAATGAATTCGAGGGAACCGGAACAGGATTCTCCTTCGTAAATTACAATGCACATGAAATGCTTGCTACGATCCGTTATGCAGAGAGTGTATATTATGACAAGAAACGTGAATGGAATAAAATGGTAGATCGCGCGATGGCTGCAGATTTTTCCTGGAACAATTCCGCACGTCAGTATGAGGAAATGTACAATTGGTTAATTGGTGAGTAA
- the spo0A gene encoding sporulation transcription factor Spo0A: MDKLNVAIADDNAKMTDMLGQMIEEDKDLELVGKAHNGEEICNIIKDKEPDVVILDIIMPKMDGLSVMEKFSHNANVKKVPVFIVLSAIGQERITEDAFSLGADYYVLKPFDNTTLLNRIKHIRKIGDRRVREIARPGITETKKPQPERNLETDVTNIIHEIGVPAHIKGYQYLRDAIILSVNDMEMLNSITKVLYPTIAKRHQTTPSRVERAIRHAIEVAWSRGKMDTIDELFGYTVSTGKGKPTNSEFIALIADKIRLEYKNRSLN, translated from the coding sequence ATGGACAAATTAAATGTTGCAATTGCTGATGATAACGCGAAAATGACAGACATGCTCGGTCAGATGATCGAAGAAGATAAAGACCTTGAACTGGTCGGAAAAGCACACAACGGAGAAGAAATCTGTAACATAATCAAAGATAAGGAGCCGGATGTGGTAATTCTCGACATCATTATGCCGAAGATGGACGGTCTTTCCGTTATGGAGAAATTTTCCCATAACGCAAATGTCAAAAAAGTTCCAGTGTTTATCGTATTATCTGCAATTGGACAGGAGAGGATTACAGAGGATGCATTCAGTCTTGGAGCAGACTATTATGTTTTGAAGCCTTTTGACAACACTACACTTTTAAACCGGATCAAACATATTCGGAAGATCGGGGACAGAAGAGTGCGGGAGATTGCAAGGCCAGGTATCACAGAAACCAAAAAGCCTCAGCCGGAGAGGAATCTGGAAACCGATGTGACGAATATCATTCATGAGATCGGAGTTCCGGCACACATCAAAGGGTATCAGTATTTAAGGGATGCGATCATTTTGTCTGTCAATGACATGGAAATGCTCAATTCCATTACCAAGGTATTATATCCAACCATTGCGAAACGCCATCAGACAACACCGAGCAGAGTGGAGCGGGCGATCCGACATGCGATCGAGGTGGCATGGAGCCGGGGAAAGATGGATACCATTGATGAATTGTTTGGATATACTGTAAGCACCGGAAAAGGGAAACCCACGAATTCTGAATTTATAGCACTGATCGCAGATAAAATCAGACTAGAATATAAAAATCGGTCTTTAAATTAG
- the recN gene encoding DNA repair protein RecN encodes MLVHLHVKNLALIEESEVEFGPGLNILTGETGAGKSILLGSIQLILGGKTSRSMIRENASYALVELLFQVENTKARESLAALDIYPEDGQVLMSRKIMDGRSINKINGETSTVSQMKAAAACLLDIHGQHEHQSLLYGDRQLAILDVYGKEQILPAREKVRKAYQEYRDCVDQLKALDMDEEQRNREKAFLEFEINEIEEAALIPGEDETLEDRYRKLSNARRIMETAQMVRGMTGYEQGAADMTGNALKEFSRIADYDKDLAPLQEALAEIDSLLGDFCRDLSSYMDSLTFDEETFFETEKRLDLVNNLKAKYGQTIQEILSYQKEQQKKLEKLQRFEENFRLLKEKLMQAEKILEEASHELSEIRKKYSKQLDEKIIEGLKELNFEDVDFSIRFDRRKNYTDNGYDSVEYEISTNPGESRKPLGQIVSGGELSRIMLAIKAILADKDQIDTLIFDEIDTGISGRTAQKVSEKMAVIGQHRQVLCITHLPQIAAMADTHFEIEKHVEGTETITQIHPLEGEKSVRELARLLGGAQITPAVLGNAREMKELAQQQKNTRLK; translated from the coding sequence ATGTTAGTACATCTGCATGTAAAAAACCTTGCACTGATAGAGGAATCAGAGGTGGAATTCGGACCGGGCTTAAATATCTTAACCGGTGAGACCGGAGCCGGAAAATCCATTCTGTTAGGATCCATACAGCTCATCCTGGGTGGAAAAACTTCCAGAAGCATGATTCGTGAAAATGCTTCCTATGCCCTGGTAGAGTTGCTGTTTCAGGTTGAAAACACGAAAGCCAGAGAGTCCCTTGCGGCGCTTGACATCTATCCGGAAGACGGACAGGTGCTGATGTCCCGTAAGATCATGGACGGCAGAAGTATCAACAAGATCAACGGAGAGACAAGTACAGTCAGCCAGATGAAAGCCGCAGCAGCCTGTCTTCTGGACATTCACGGACAGCATGAGCATCAGTCGCTTCTTTACGGAGACCGCCAGCTGGCTATTTTGGATGTATACGGAAAAGAACAGATCCTTCCTGCCAGGGAGAAGGTCCGGAAAGCATATCAGGAGTATCGGGACTGTGTGGATCAGCTGAAAGCACTGGATATGGATGAGGAACAGCGCAACCGTGAAAAAGCCTTTCTGGAATTTGAGATCAATGAGATCGAGGAGGCAGCTCTTATTCCGGGAGAGGACGAAACACTGGAGGACCGCTACCGGAAGCTGAGCAATGCCAGAAGGATCATGGAAACAGCACAAATGGTCCGTGGGATGACCGGATATGAACAGGGCGCCGCAGATATGACCGGAAATGCCCTGAAAGAGTTTTCAAGAATTGCAGATTACGATAAGGATCTTGCACCTTTACAGGAAGCTCTTGCGGAAATCGATTCACTTCTCGGTGACTTCTGCCGTGATCTGTCCTCTTATATGGATAGTCTTACTTTTGACGAAGAAACTTTTTTTGAAACAGAAAAAAGACTGGATCTGGTCAATAATCTGAAGGCAAAATATGGACAGACGATCCAGGAAATTTTGTCTTATCAGAAGGAACAGCAGAAAAAATTAGAAAAACTTCAAAGATTCGAAGAAAATTTCCGGTTACTGAAAGAAAAACTTATGCAGGCAGAAAAGATTCTTGAGGAAGCTTCGCATGAACTTTCAGAGATCCGGAAAAAATACAGTAAACAGCTGGATGAAAAGATTATCGAAGGATTGAAGGAACTGAATTTTGAGGATGTGGATTTTTCTATCCGTTTTGACCGCAGAAAAAATTATACAGATAATGGTTATGATTCGGTGGAATATGAGATTTCCACAAATCCAGGTGAGAGCAGAAAACCGCTGGGACAGATCGTATCCGGTGGTGAGCTTTCCAGAATCATGCTTGCCATCAAAGCAATCCTTGCAGATAAAGATCAGATTGATACACTGATCTTCGATGAGATCGATACAGGGATCAGTGGGCGTACTGCACAGAAGGTTTCTGAAAAAATGGCAGTGATCGGACAGCACAGGCAGGTGCTTTGTATCACACATCTTCCACAGATCGCCGCAATGGCAGATACCCATTTTGAAATCGAGAAACATGTAGAGGGAACTGAAACTATCACCCAGATCCATCCTCTGGAAGGAGAGAAATCTGTCCGTGAGCTTGCCAGACTTCTGGGCGGTGCCCAGATCACTCCGGCTGTTCTTGGAAATGCAAGAGAGATGAAGGAATTGGCACAGCAACAAAAAAATACAAGACTGAAATAA
- a CDS encoding TlyA family RNA methyltransferase: MKKRLDIMMVEQGLAPSREKAKAYIMAGEVYVNGQKEDKAGSMFAETAKLEVRGKTLPYVSRGGLKLEKAMKNFGVTLKDKVCMDVGASTGGFTDCMLQNGAVKVYSIDVGYGQLDWKLRNDPRVVCMEKTNIRYVVPEDLEGPAAFSSIDVSFISLTKVLLPVRNLLTEDGEVVCLIKPQFEAGREKVGKKGVVRDPKVHEEVIEKVRDYAMSISMEPCHLSFSPIKGPEGNIEYLLHLKKHPEGTEVPVSFDVSVEDVVKEAHGQLD, from the coding sequence ATGAAAAAAAGACTGGATATCATGATGGTGGAACAGGGACTTGCACCGTCACGTGAAAAAGCAAAAGCATATATTATGGCCGGGGAAGTATATGTTAACGGTCAGAAGGAAGACAAGGCCGGTTCCATGTTTGCTGAGACTGCCAAGCTGGAGGTAAGAGGAAAAACCCTTCCCTATGTCAGCAGAGGCGGTCTGAAACTCGAAAAAGCCATGAAAAATTTCGGTGTGACGCTGAAGGATAAGGTGTGCATGGATGTAGGCGCATCCACCGGCGGCTTTACGGACTGTATGCTTCAGAACGGAGCGGTCAAAGTCTATTCCATTGATGTAGGATATGGACAGCTGGACTGGAAACTCAGAAATGATCCGAGAGTTGTGTGTATGGAAAAGACAAACATCCGTTATGTAGTACCGGAAGATCTGGAAGGCCCGGCAGCATTTTCTTCGATCGATGTTTCTTTTATCTCCCTTACAAAAGTACTTCTTCCTGTAAGAAACCTTCTCACAGAAGACGGAGAGGTCGTATGTCTCATCAAACCTCAGTTTGAGGCCGGCAGAGAAAAAGTCGGAAAAAAAGGTGTTGTCCGTGATCCGAAGGTCCATGAAGAAGTTATTGAGAAAGTCAGAGATTATGCCATGAGTATTTCTATGGAGCCCTGTCATCTTTCCTTTTCTCCCATCAAGGGACCTGAGGGAAATATTGAATATCTCCTTCATCTGAAAAAACATCCGGAAGGAACAGAAGTACCTGTGAGTTTTGACGTATCCGTAGAGGATGTGGTAAAGGAAGCCCACGGACAGCTGGACTGA
- the argR gene encoding arginine repressor, with protein sequence MKVARHEKIIELIRQYEIDTQEELAARLNEAGFKVTQATVSRDIRALKMTKVAGSNGKSRYAILEEHTPDVLSDKYSRVLKDAVIAMNIGQNIVVVKTIPGMAMAAAAALDAMKWPEILGCIAGDDTIMCVVKTSEQAPGVVQKLGGILSRGK encoded by the coding sequence TTGAAAGTAGCAAGACATGAAAAAATTATCGAACTGATCCGTCAGTACGAGATCGATACACAGGAAGAGCTTGCGGCAAGACTGAATGAGGCCGGTTTTAAGGTTACGCAGGCTACCGTATCCAGAGATATCCGGGCTCTGAAAATGACAAAGGTTGCAGGCAGCAACGGAAAGTCCAGATATGCGATTCTGGAAGAACATACACCGGATGTGTTAAGTGATAAATATTCCAGAGTTCTGAAAGATGCAGTGATCGCTATGAACATTGGACAGAATATCGTAGTAGTAAAAACAATTCCGGGAATGGCCATGGCGGCAGCAGCAGCTCTTGATGCCATGAAATGGCCGGAAATCCTGGGATGTATTGCCGGAGATGATACCATTATGTGTGTGGTGAAAACTTCTGAACAGGCACCGGGTGTAGTTCAGAAGCTTGGTGGGATCTTATCCAGAGGAAAATAA
- a CDS encoding NAD(+)/NADH kinase produces MDRFYIIPNSAKDPELTFSNRIIAYLEKHGARCHVQKITEKMEGPYHYTDPDGIPQDTQCIIVLGGDGTLLQAARDVVHLDIPLLGINLGTLGFLAEVDKNSVYPALNRLLSDDYELEDRMMLEGKIYRGEELIGKDIALNDIVIGREGHLRVIRFKNYVNDAYMNSYNADGIIISTPTGSTGYSLSAGGPVVSPSASMMIMTPIAPHTMNTRSIILSGEEAVTVEIGEGRHNTIEKAVASFDGDTQISMVTGDRIVIRKATVRTKILKLNHLSFVEVLRQKMSNS; encoded by the coding sequence ATGGACAGATTTTATATAATTCCAAACAGTGCCAAGGATCCGGAACTGACATTTTCTAATAGGATCATTGCCTATCTGGAGAAGCATGGTGCCAGGTGTCATGTGCAGAAGATCACCGAAAAAATGGAAGGACCGTATCATTATACAGATCCGGATGGGATTCCGCAGGATACACAGTGCATTATTGTACTGGGGGGAGACGGAACACTTCTGCAGGCTGCAAGGGATGTGGTGCATCTGGATATCCCACTTCTTGGAATCAATCTGGGAACTCTGGGATTTCTTGCCGAGGTGGACAAAAATTCCGTGTATCCGGCTCTGAATCGGCTTCTGTCAGATGACTATGAGCTGGAAGATCGGATGATGCTGGAAGGAAAGATCTATCGGGGAGAAGAACTTATTGGAAAAGATATCGCATTAAATGACATTGTGATCGGAAGAGAAGGACATCTCCGTGTGATCCGTTTCAAGAATTATGTTAATGATGCATATATGAATTCGTACAATGCAGATGGTATCATCATTTCCACGCCGACCGGTTCTACCGGATATAGTCTGTCAGCGGGAGGTCCCGTGGTTTCTCCCAGTGCCAGTATGATGATCATGACCCCCATCGCTCCCCATACCATGAACACCCGAAGTATCATTCTTTCCGGGGAAGAGGCAGTTACAGTAGAGATCGGTGAGGGAAGGCATAATACCATTGAGAAAGCAGTGGCCTCTTTTGACGGGGATACCCAGATATCCATGGTCACCGGTGACCGGATCGTGATCCGGAAAGCCACAGTCAGGACAAAAATCCTCAAGCTGAATCATCTGAGCTTTGTGGAGGTTCTGAGACAGAAAATGAGTAACAGCTGA
- the spoIVB gene encoding SpoIVB peptidase, with protein MNRKRKYRCLLLVFLALDLILMGWLGYRLLDRKIPDQILVDHEDSREVASILKRPFISFDDAITVSGKDSYKLHCRLLGVIPFKDVKVKNITAKEVYASGDAVGIYMQTKGVLIIDTGEILSESGEMEEPARDIVKPGDYIVAFDQNRVQCKQDLLEDMADLCGGSVTLKVRRGKETIPLSLTPVKDEKGKYKLGIWVRDDTQGIGTLTYVDENGEFGALGHGISDVDTGELLSIADGNLYNAQILGIRKGEKGNPGELSGLIRYEAGNILGEISKNSKNGIFGTVDADQVKNLDLKKLPVGYKQDLKIGPASVLCCTDGEVKEYAAEITRIDMNHEDSNKSFVIQITDKELLEKTGGIVQGMSGSPVLQNGKLFGAVTHVFVQDSTGGYGIFIENMTGNA; from the coding sequence ATGAACAGAAAAAGAAAATACCGATGTTTGCTACTTGTATTTCTTGCGCTAGATCTGATTCTGATGGGATGGCTGGGATACCGGCTTCTGGACAGGAAGATCCCGGATCAGATCCTGGTGGATCATGAGGACAGCCGGGAAGTAGCTAGTATTCTTAAGCGCCCTTTTATCAGCTTTGATGATGCTATTACAGTTTCAGGGAAAGACAGCTATAAGTTACACTGCAGACTCCTGGGAGTGATTCCTTTTAAGGATGTGAAAGTGAAAAATATAACTGCGAAAGAAGTATATGCAAGCGGAGATGCAGTAGGCATTTATATGCAGACGAAAGGAGTTCTGATCATTGATACAGGCGAGATCCTTTCGGAAAGTGGCGAGATGGAAGAACCGGCCCGGGACATTGTAAAGCCGGGAGATTATATTGTGGCTTTTGATCAGAATCGGGTACAGTGCAAGCAGGATCTTCTGGAGGATATGGCAGATCTTTGCGGAGGATCTGTGACGCTGAAAGTCCGCCGGGGAAAAGAGACGATTCCCCTGTCCCTGACTCCGGTGAAAGATGAGAAAGGAAAATACAAGCTTGGGATCTGGGTGAGGGACGATACACAGGGAATCGGAACTCTGACTTATGTGGATGAAAATGGAGAGTTCGGTGCTCTTGGTCACGGGATCAGCGATGTGGATACCGGCGAACTTTTAAGCATCGCAGATGGAAATCTTTACAATGCCCAGATCCTGGGGATCCGGAAAGGAGAAAAGGGAAATCCCGGAGAACTATCCGGCCTGATCCGATACGAAGCCGGTAATATCCTGGGTGAGATTTCCAAAAACAGTAAAAACGGTATTTTTGGAACTGTGGATGCTGACCAGGTGAAAAATCTGGATCTGAAGAAGCTTCCTGTAGGTTACAAACAGGATCTGAAAATTGGACCCGCATCTGTTCTCTGCTGCACAGACGGCGAAGTAAAAGAATATGCCGCAGAGATCACCAGGATCGATATGAACCATGAGGATTCTAATAAAAGCTTCGTGATCCAGATCACAGATAAGGAACTCCTGGAAAAAACAGGTGGGATTGTTCAGGGAATGTCTGGAAGTCCTGTGCTCCAGAATGGAAAACTCTTTGGTGCCGTGACTCATGTATTCGTGCAGGATTCTACCGGCGGATATGGGATTTTTATTGAAAATATGACAGGCAATGCATAA